The Paenibacillus sophorae genome has a segment encoding these proteins:
- a CDS encoding glucose-1-phosphate adenylyltransferase, with translation MKKKEMVAMLLAGGQGKRLKGLTKSIAKPAVYFGGTYRIIDFPLSNCTNSGIDTVGVLTQYEPLVLSSYIGIGSDWDLNRKNGGVFVLPPHEREDGSNWYRGTADAIYRNLKFVDQFDPEHVLILSGDHIYKMNYNAMLQYHLERKADCTISVIDVPLEEASRFGILNTEEDLKIYEFEEKPSKPKSTLASMGVYIFKWDVLRRALLDDGEESHSSHDFGKDIIPSLLSKGKAMYAYPFEGYWRDVGTVASLWEANMDLLSDNPPLNLNDPSWRIFTRNPNQPAQYVAPGAKVSGSLINEGCIVRGEVKHSVLFYGVEIGEGSVITDSVIMPKVKIGKNVRIHKAIISENTVIEDYMEIGTDRENEDEILLIDNRSKKRKSVPAKTI, from the coding sequence ATGAAGAAAAAAGAAATGGTAGCCATGCTTTTGGCTGGTGGTCAAGGGAAAAGATTGAAGGGCTTGACCAAATCGATTGCCAAGCCCGCTGTCTATTTCGGGGGCACCTACCGGATCATTGATTTTCCGCTTAGCAACTGCACGAACTCTGGAATAGACACTGTTGGTGTATTGACTCAATACGAACCTCTTGTTCTGAGTTCTTATATCGGCATTGGCAGCGACTGGGACCTCAACCGGAAGAATGGGGGCGTATTCGTACTCCCTCCCCATGAACGTGAGGATGGAAGCAACTGGTACCGGGGAACGGCTGATGCGATCTACCGGAATCTTAAATTTGTCGATCAATTCGATCCTGAGCATGTGCTCATTCTTTCCGGCGATCATATTTACAAAATGAACTATAACGCTATGCTTCAATATCATTTGGAAAGAAAGGCCGACTGCACCATTTCGGTCATAGACGTTCCGCTTGAGGAAGCAAGCCGTTTCGGCATACTGAATACGGAAGAAGATCTCAAAATCTACGAATTCGAGGAGAAACCCTCAAAGCCTAAGAGCACTTTAGCTTCCATGGGGGTTTATATTTTCAAGTGGGATGTTCTTCGTCGTGCCCTTTTGGATGATGGAGAGGAATCGCATTCTTCCCATGACTTCGGCAAAGACATCATTCCGTCGCTGCTATCGAAGGGCAAAGCCATGTACGCTTATCCGTTCGAGGGCTATTGGAGAGACGTCGGCACGGTAGCCAGTTTGTGGGAAGCCAATATGGACCTTCTCAGCGATAATCCGCCGCTTAACCTTAATGATCCTTCGTGGAGAATCTTTACCCGCAACCCGAACCAGCCGGCACAGTATGTGGCTCCGGGTGCGAAAGTATCGGGCTCCCTTATCAATGAGGGCTGCATCGTTCGCGGGGAAGTGAAGCATTCCGTACTCTTCTATGGAGTCGAAATTGGCGAGGGCAGCGTAATCACGGATTCCGTCATCATGCCCAAAGTAAAAATCGGCAAAAATGTCCGTATCCACAAAGCCATCATCAGTGAGAATACGGTAATCGAGGATTATATGGAAATCGGTACGGACCGGGAAAACGAAGACGAAATATTGTTAATCGATAATCGCAGCAAAAAACGGAAATCGGTCCCGGCGAAAACCATATAA
- the glgD gene encoding glucose-1-phosphate adenylyltransferase subunit GlgD, whose product MKQLLGVINLDHELDHLNELTYFRCGAAVPFASRYRLIDFVLSNMMRAELESVGLFVRRKYRSLMDHLGDGKSWDMNRKHGGLFILPPDWNDPTDTSLGDLQHFHNNLDFFKRASAKYIVHSGSQHINTIDFQELYSYHLEKGADVTLVYKKIDHLEPEHDPCLRLEVDEDGNVLNIHHEKNHPNIYMEMLIMEKELFLEQVEYCIAHGESYFFRDAIQKRRDKLKIAAYEYTGYHAVINSVASYYKNSMKLLNHDEYTDLFHDNQVQTKIKYEAPTRYLESANVSNSLVANGCIIAGTVENSVIFRGVQIRKGARVVNSVVMQKCVIEEDAVIENVILDKDVQLSRERILVGDSKRPFVIAKSSKM is encoded by the coding sequence ATGAAACAGCTCTTGGGAGTAATTAATCTTGATCACGAATTGGACCATTTAAATGAACTAACGTATTTCCGCTGCGGTGCAGCCGTGCCTTTTGCCAGCCGCTACCGGCTGATTGATTTTGTCCTGTCCAATATGATGCGCGCCGAGCTGGAAAGCGTGGGCCTGTTCGTCCGACGCAAATACCGTTCTCTGATGGACCATCTTGGCGACGGAAAATCATGGGATATGAACCGCAAGCATGGCGGACTGTTTATCCTGCCTCCCGATTGGAACGATCCGACCGATACGTCTCTCGGAGATTTGCAGCATTTTCATAACAACCTGGATTTCTTCAAACGGGCATCCGCCAAATACATCGTGCATTCCGGAAGCCAGCATATCAACACGATCGATTTTCAAGAGCTGTACAGCTATCACTTGGAAAAGGGCGCCGATGTCACCCTTGTATACAAAAAAATCGACCATCTCGAGCCGGAGCATGATCCCTGCCTGCGTCTTGAAGTGGATGAGGATGGCAATGTGCTGAATATTCATCATGAGAAGAACCATCCGAATATCTATATGGAAATGTTAATTATGGAAAAAGAGCTGTTTCTGGAACAGGTGGAATACTGCATCGCCCATGGCGAGAGCTACTTTTTCCGGGACGCTATTCAAAAAAGACGCGACAAGCTCAAAATTGCCGCTTACGAATATACGGGCTATCATGCCGTTATTAACTCTGTGGCCAGCTATTACAAGAACAGCATGAAGCTTCTGAATCATGATGAGTATACCGACCTGTTCCACGACAACCAGGTTCAGACCAAAATTAAGTACGAAGCCCCGACCCGCTATCTGGAAAGCGCCAATGTCAGCAATTCGCTGGTGGCGAACGGCTGCATCATCGCCGGCACGGTGGAGAACAGCGTCATATTCCGCGGTGTCCAGATCCGTAAGGGAGCAAGGGTTGTGAACTCCGTCGTCATGCAGAAGTGCGTCATTGAAGAAGATGCTGTTATTGAGAATGTCATATTGGATAAGGACGTGCAACTCAGCCGGGAGCGGATTCTCGTCGGCGACAGCAAACGGCCGTTCGTCATTGCCAAGAGCAGTAAAATGTAA
- a CDS encoding glycogen/starch/alpha-glucan phosphorylase has translation MFTDKEAFKKAFVDDLVGKLGKPLEEASNADVYHILGSMVRAQAGKNWANTNLKYKDGKEKQVYYFSMEFLIGRLLGNNLLNMGVLEMVRDGLEELGFSLQEVEEEEADAGLGNGGLGRLAACFLDSLASLQYAGHGCGIRYKYGLFEQKIVDGYQVELPDYWLQKDNVWEVRREDKSVEVRFWGRVDVDKVGEKLVFRHKDYETVRAVPYDVPIIGADRRHVNTLRNWSAESILQPNRGFGPDTGTDYHKFLEYKRAVESISEFLYPDDSEYEGKLLRLKQQYFLCSAGLQSILRFYGKLGLPLSELPNKVALHINDTHPTLVIPELMRILMDDRGLEWDEAWNLTTRMVSYTNHTILSEALEKWPVNMVRELVPRVYLIIEEINARFCGELMKRYPGDDNRIAQMAIIYDDQVRMAHLAIVGSHSVNGVAALHTEILRKREMRLFDEMYPHRFNNKTNGITHRRWLMHANRDLAGLITEAIGPRWTTHPQEMIGLIKYCEDASFQQKVADIKRKNKLRLAEYIKSKHNVMVDPDSIFDVQVKRLHAYKRQLLNILHIMHLYNQIKASPSLDMVPRTFIFGAKAAPSYHLAKRIIKLINTVADIVAKDPDVKGKIRIFFLENYSVSLAEKIIPAADVSEQISTASKEASGTGNMKFMMNGALTIGTMDGANVEMNEMIGNDNMFLFGLRAEQVMDYYQYGGYYARDMYNSDSRLKEVLDQLITPGPICCYHQDFENIFHSLLDNNDEFFVLKDFPSYVETHVEIDRAYRNRSEWLKKSIINIGHSGKFSSDNTISRYASEIWNIRSVPL, from the coding sequence TTGTTTACCGATAAAGAAGCATTCAAAAAAGCATTTGTCGATGATTTGGTTGGGAAGCTGGGTAAGCCGCTGGAGGAAGCCTCTAATGCCGACGTTTACCACATTCTAGGCAGTATGGTCCGCGCACAGGCCGGAAAGAACTGGGCGAATACCAATCTGAAGTACAAGGACGGTAAGGAAAAGCAGGTCTACTACTTCTCGATGGAGTTCCTGATCGGCAGGCTGCTGGGCAATAACCTGCTGAATATGGGCGTTCTGGAGATGGTACGGGACGGACTTGAGGAACTGGGCTTCTCTCTTCAGGAAGTCGAGGAGGAGGAGGCGGACGCAGGCCTCGGCAATGGCGGCTTAGGGCGGCTTGCAGCCTGCTTTCTCGATTCGCTGGCCTCCCTGCAGTATGCGGGACATGGCTGCGGCATACGCTACAAATATGGCCTGTTCGAGCAGAAGATCGTTGACGGGTATCAGGTAGAATTGCCCGATTACTGGCTGCAAAAGGATAACGTGTGGGAAGTGCGCCGTGAGGACAAGAGTGTGGAGGTTAGGTTCTGGGGTCGCGTCGACGTCGATAAGGTAGGCGAAAAACTTGTGTTCCGGCACAAGGATTACGAGACGGTGCGCGCAGTGCCGTACGATGTGCCGATCATCGGCGCCGACCGGCGGCATGTCAATACGCTGCGCAATTGGAGCGCCGAGTCGATTCTCCAGCCGAACAGGGGCTTTGGTCCGGATACGGGCACCGATTACCACAAATTTCTCGAATACAAACGGGCTGTGGAATCCATTTCGGAATTCCTGTACCCGGATGATTCCGAGTACGAGGGCAAGCTGCTCCGCCTGAAGCAGCAGTATTTCCTTTGCAGCGCCGGCCTGCAGAGCATCCTGCGCTTTTACGGGAAGCTCGGGCTTCCGCTGTCGGAGCTTCCGAATAAGGTGGCGCTGCATATCAACGATACGCATCCAACGCTAGTGATTCCGGAGCTGATGCGGATTCTGATGGATGACAGAGGTCTGGAATGGGATGAAGCTTGGAACTTAACGACGCGCATGGTTTCCTACACGAACCATACGATTCTTAGCGAGGCGCTGGAGAAGTGGCCGGTGAACATGGTGCGGGAGTTAGTACCCCGGGTCTATCTCATCATCGAGGAGATTAACGCAAGGTTCTGCGGCGAGCTGATGAAGCGGTATCCCGGAGACGATAACCGGATCGCGCAAATGGCGATTATTTATGACGACCAGGTCCGGATGGCGCATCTGGCGATTGTGGGCAGCCACAGCGTTAACGGCGTAGCCGCGCTGCATACGGAAATTTTGCGGAAACGGGAAATGAGATTGTTCGACGAGATGTATCCGCACCGGTTCAACAACAAGACGAACGGGATTACTCATCGCCGCTGGCTGATGCATGCCAACCGGGATTTGGCCGGTCTAATCACCGAGGCGATCGGTCCGCGCTGGACGACCCATCCGCAGGAAATGATCGGCTTGATCAAATATTGCGAGGATGCTTCGTTCCAGCAAAAGGTAGCCGATATCAAACGGAAGAACAAGCTGCGTCTGGCGGAATACATCAAGAGCAAGCATAATGTCATGGTCGATCCGGACTCCATCTTCGATGTCCAGGTCAAGCGGCTGCATGCTTATAAGCGGCAACTGCTCAATATTCTGCACATTATGCATCTGTACAATCAGATTAAGGCGAGTCCGTCACTCGACATGGTGCCCCGCACGTTTATATTCGGCGCCAAAGCGGCTCCGAGCTATCATTTGGCGAAACGGATTATCAAGCTCATCAATACCGTTGCCGATATCGTCGCCAAAGACCCTGACGTGAAGGGTAAAATCCGTATCTTCTTCTTGGAGAACTATTCAGTATCCCTGGCAGAGAAGATTATCCCGGCGGCTGATGTCAGCGAGCAGATCTCGACGGCGAGCAAGGAGGCTTCCGGCACCGGAAATATGAAGTTTATGATGAACGGTGCGCTGACCATCGGAACGATGGACGGAGCCAATGTCGAGATGAATGAAATGATCGGCAACGACAATATGTTCCTGTTCGGACTGCGCGCAGAGCAGGTAATGGATTATTACCAGTACGGCGGATATTATGCCCGCGATATGTATAACAGTGACAGCCGGTTGAAAGAAGTGCTGGACCAGCTTATCACGCCGGGGCCGATCTGCTGCTACCATCAGGATTTCGAGAATATTTTCCATTCACTGCTTGATAATAACGACGAATTCTTCGTGCTTAAGGATTTTCCGAGTTATGTTGAGACGCATGTGGAAATCGACCGCGCTTACCGCAACCGGAGCGAATGGCTGAAGAAGTCCATTATCAATATCGGCCATTCCGGCAAGTTCTCAAGCGACAATACGATCAGCCGGTATGCGTCAGAAATCTGGAATATCCGGTCTGTGCCGCTCTAA
- a CDS encoding GAF domain-containing protein encodes MFQAMPYDGTRSERFESVLTQLGALMKDEPNAIANLANAAALLKFSLTDTNWVGFYLYDGKELILGPFQGLPACIRIPLGRGVCGTAANERRTLVVDDVHAFPGHIACDLASNSEVVVPLIKDDRLLGVLDVDSPLKHRFDDEERRFLERFAAIVSEVL; translated from the coding sequence ATGTTTCAGGCTATGCCCTATGACGGCACGCGCAGCGAGCGGTTCGAATCCGTGCTGACTCAGCTTGGTGCTTTGATGAAAGACGAACCGAATGCAATCGCGAATTTGGCCAATGCTGCGGCACTGCTTAAGTTCTCTCTCACGGACACGAACTGGGTCGGATTCTATCTGTATGATGGAAAAGAGCTTATTCTCGGTCCTTTTCAGGGTCTGCCGGCCTGCATCCGCATCCCGTTGGGCCGGGGGGTCTGCGGCACGGCGGCTAACGAGCGCCGGACACTCGTTGTGGACGATGTGCATGCCTTTCCGGGACATATCGCCTGCGATCTCGCTTCCAACAGCGAAGTTGTCGTTCCGCTGATTAAGGACGACCGGCTTCTGGGCGTGCTTGATGTCGACAGCCCGCTCAAACACCGGTTCGACGATGAGGAACGACGGTTTCTGGAACGCTTTGCGGCCATCGTCTCCGAGGTTCTTTGA
- a CDS encoding GNAT family N-acetyltransferase, translating into MEEHSGIAPELAGRRLKLRALRQEDSGALLRCWSHPEAAYWLGIKPLASKAEAEELIRLLLEMERQEESLRWSIELSGGEVIGSCGYNNWQLTGAFRGEVGCELSPAFWGRGYMREALALALRYGFEEMKLNRVEAQCHPANLRSGRLFASLGFRREGTLREYRHTPSGFQDVDLYALLRRDWRDLITLEREG; encoded by the coding sequence ATGGAGGAGCACAGCGGAATAGCACCCGAGCTGGCTGGCCGCAGACTGAAGCTGCGGGCTTTAAGACAGGAGGATTCCGGCGCGCTTCTTCGCTGCTGGTCCCATCCGGAGGCGGCTTATTGGCTTGGAATCAAGCCGCTGGCCTCCAAGGCGGAGGCGGAGGAACTCATCCGGCTGCTCCTGGAAATGGAGCGCCAAGAGGAGAGCCTGCGCTGGAGCATTGAGCTCTCCGGCGGGGAGGTGATCGGCAGCTGCGGCTATAACAACTGGCAGCTGACGGGAGCCTTCCGCGGCGAGGTGGGCTGCGAATTATCACCGGCGTTCTGGGGCCGGGGGTATATGCGCGAAGCGCTGGCGCTGGCGCTTCGGTATGGCTTCGAAGAGATGAAGCTGAACCGGGTGGAGGCGCAGTGCCATCCGGCCAATCTTCGGTCAGGCCGGCTGTTTGCTTCGCTCGGGTTCCGCAGGGAGGGAACGCTGCGCGAGTACCGCCATACACCATCCGGGTTTCAAGACGTGGATTTATATGCGCTGCTGCGCCGGGATTGGCGCGATTTGATAACCCTAGAGAGAGAAGGATAA
- a CDS encoding MDR family MFS transporter, with translation MMLRGTSERGLILTGVLLATFLAAIEGTVTGPAGPAIVGDFEGMQWLSWIFTAYLLAMAVTTPIFGKVSDLFGRKPVFLWGAAVFLAGSLLCAMSQSMEQLVAFRALQGMGAGALIPMTFTIIGDIYSIEERAKTQGMLSSVWGISSLVGPLLGGYVVDYLSWRWVFVFNLPFGLLAIVFIARYLKEDRMRRKTEIDIFGVLLFAAGMGLLLFGLSTGGQNFPWNSPLLISTLAASVLLLAAFWAVERRVPEPMLPLGLFRVRNIAFSTGSNLLISTLVIGLSTYVPLWVQGVDGGSAALSGLLIAPLSVGWIFGSVAGGRLILRAGSRRTAMLGLALIFTGAFGLTLLSQGSHSLPLLALMLLCGIGFGYCSTVFTIIAQSSVGHSMRGASTALNTFTRSLGQTVGVAVFGSWLNLRIDQLLKGSSSGGITGEDINKLLNPNAGAELSGTGGSVLRTALEGGLHSLFIVMAVIAALSLLISAGLRSGIPVSEQESIALKKAQ, from the coding sequence ATGATGCTGCGAGGAACGTCAGAACGTGGGCTGATCTTGACGGGGGTGCTGCTGGCAACCTTTCTGGCCGCGATTGAAGGCACTGTTACCGGGCCTGCCGGGCCGGCCATAGTCGGTGATTTTGAAGGCATGCAGTGGCTCAGCTGGATCTTCACCGCTTATTTGCTGGCAATGGCGGTAACTACGCCGATTTTTGGCAAAGTCAGCGATCTGTTCGGCCGGAAGCCCGTATTCCTCTGGGGCGCGGCCGTTTTTCTCGCCGGCTCGCTGCTGTGCGCCATGTCGCAGAGTATGGAGCAGCTCGTCGCCTTTCGCGCGCTGCAGGGGATGGGAGCGGGAGCTCTGATACCAATGACGTTCACGATCATCGGGGATATTTACAGCATCGAGGAGCGGGCCAAAACTCAAGGCATGCTGAGCTCGGTATGGGGAATTTCTTCGCTGGTCGGCCCGCTGCTGGGCGGTTATGTAGTCGATTACTTAAGCTGGCGTTGGGTCTTTGTCTTCAATCTGCCGTTTGGCCTGCTGGCGATTGTCTTTATCGCCCGCTACTTGAAGGAAGACCGGATGCGCCGCAAGACGGAGATCGATATATTCGGCGTCCTGTTGTTCGCGGCAGGCATGGGCTTGCTGCTGTTCGGCTTATCCACCGGGGGACAGAACTTTCCGTGGAATTCGCCGCTGCTGATCTCCACGCTTGCGGCATCCGTACTGCTGCTGGCCGCTTTTTGGGCAGTGGAACGGCGCGTCCCGGAGCCGATGCTGCCGCTCGGCCTATTCCGGGTCCGTAACATCGCCTTCTCGACGGGCTCCAATCTGTTAATCAGCACACTGGTTATCGGGCTGTCTACTTATGTGCCGCTCTGGGTGCAGGGAGTGGACGGAGGCAGCGCGGCATTGTCCGGCCTGTTGATTGCTCCGCTGTCGGTCGGATGGATATTTGGCTCTGTGGCTGGCGGACGCCTAATCCTGCGCGCGGGCTCGCGCCGAACAGCGATGCTGGGCCTTGCGCTGATCTTCACCGGAGCCTTCGGCCTTACGCTGCTGTCCCAAGGCTCACACTCCTTACCTTTACTTGCCCTGATGCTGCTCTGCGGCATAGGCTTTGGCTACTGCTCGACCGTCTTTACGATTATCGCCCAGTCTTCTGTAGGGCACAGCATGCGCGGTGCTTCAACGGCGCTGAACACGTTCACCCGCTCGCTGGGGCAGACGGTTGGGGTAGCCGTGTTCGGTTCATGGCTGAACCTGCGGATCGACCAGCTGCTGAAGGGCTCATCTTCGGGCGGGATTACGGGAGAGGATATTAATAAGCTGCTGAACCCTAATGCCGGAGCTGAGCTTTCCGGTACGGGGGGCAGCGTCCTGCGGACCGCGCTCGAAGGCGGCCTGCATTCGCTCTTTATCGTTATGGCGGTTATCGCCGCGCTGTCCCTGCTGATCTCGGCGGGCCTCCGCAGCGGCATTCCGGTGTCGGAACAGGAGAGCATCGCTTTGAAGAAAGCACAATAA
- a CDS encoding MarR family winged helix-turn-helix transcriptional regulator: MIQSYERDTQLTLHLYRVFAKSFKSINEHAVIGSKIEGFNPTAFAVMEVLYYKGPQPIQQIGAKLLLQSGNVTYVIDKLEERGYLQRKPCPTDRRVIFAELTTEGERLMNDMYPKYSERIHLAFSGLNDEEKEQMIVLLKKMGLQAEKLSPLPRK; encoded by the coding sequence ATGATACAATCCTATGAACGCGATACCCAGCTGACGCTGCACTTGTACCGGGTGTTCGCCAAGTCTTTCAAGAGCATCAATGAACATGCCGTAATAGGAAGCAAAATTGAAGGGTTCAATCCGACGGCTTTTGCCGTCATGGAAGTGCTTTACTATAAGGGACCGCAGCCAATCCAGCAGATCGGCGCCAAGCTGCTGCTGCAGAGCGGGAATGTTACTTACGTCATCGACAAGCTCGAAGAGCGCGGCTACTTGCAGCGCAAGCCCTGCCCCACCGACCGCCGCGTTATTTTTGCGGAGCTGACTACGGAGGGCGAGCGTCTGATGAACGACATGTATCCGAAATATTCGGAGCGCATTCACCTCGCGTTCAGCGGACTGAATGACGAGGAGAAAGAACAGATGATCGTTCTGCTGAAAAAGATGGGGCTGCAGGCTGAGAAGCTGTCTCCTCTTCCTCGGAAATAG
- a CDS encoding MFS transporter — MNNQSSDNEQKSKLTLSRPLVLLLSAQLISNVGDWLHVLALLTMVGLKWHATPWEITAISLCMAAPMLLGGPFAGVAADRLNRKALMIGSDVARAVIVASLVFAGSLTQVYVLLLLKGTMDVIFSPAKSGKLKELVPASQMDAAVAMSSSVEQITKILGPALGGLLVAMFGISACYLIDAATFLVSAVILIALPRDRRAGSAVRTEGRAGERQSFRREMAAGLRIIAGMPAVLSGILMLVLVLLVLNIADSQLVTLFRIIPGVSGDLLGWCVGASGLGTLIAALLARRMGSSRHPLLFMGIGAALMGAVFAGAAVATATGRPGTVIYIILFSAFLLAGAGAGLVFIPFQAMLQKRTPEAYTGRVFGTVGSLTSTSVILGPVAGGALVTASGPVFAFIVSGLLTLLLGAAMLLLRGLIERWDRGAGAGIPEEPAAV; from the coding sequence ATGAATAATCAGAGCTCTGACAATGAACAAAAAAGCAAGCTGACGCTGAGCCGCCCGCTGGTGCTGCTGCTCTCGGCGCAGCTCATATCCAATGTGGGCGATTGGCTCCATGTGCTCGCGCTGCTGACGATGGTCGGCTTGAAATGGCACGCGACGCCCTGGGAGATTACCGCCATCTCGCTCTGTATGGCTGCTCCGATGCTGCTCGGCGGACCTTTCGCCGGCGTGGCTGCCGACAGGCTGAACCGCAAGGCGCTGATGATCGGCTCGGATGTGGCCCGTGCGGTTATTGTGGCCTCACTTGTATTCGCCGGATCGCTGACTCAGGTTTATGTGCTGCTGCTGCTCAAGGGAACGATGGATGTGATCTTCTCACCGGCCAAGAGCGGCAAGCTCAAGGAGCTGGTCCCCGCTTCCCAAATGGATGCCGCAGTTGCGATGAGTTCTTCCGTAGAGCAGATCACGAAGATTCTTGGTCCCGCCCTCGGCGGTCTGCTTGTGGCGATGTTCGGCATCTCCGCCTGTTATCTGATTGACGCGGCAACGTTTCTGGTATCGGCCGTGATTCTGATCGCTCTGCCACGGGACCGCAGAGCGGGGTCTGCGGTCCGGACGGAAGGCCGCGCTGGTGAGCGGCAGTCTTTCCGCCGGGAAATGGCTGCCGGTCTGCGGATAATTGCCGGAATGCCCGCCGTGCTCAGCGGCATTCTCATGCTCGTATTAGTGCTGCTCGTGCTGAATATCGCCGATTCGCAGCTCGTGACGCTGTTCCGGATCATTCCCGGCGTTAGCGGCGATCTGCTGGGCTGGTGCGTAGGGGCAAGCGGGCTCGGTACTCTGATCGCGGCGCTGCTGGCAAGGCGGATGGGCAGCTCCCGGCATCCGCTTCTATTCATGGGCATTGGCGCGGCATTGATGGGAGCGGTATTCGCCGGCGCGGCTGTGGCGACCGCTACCGGCAGACCGGGGACGGTTATTTATATCATTTTGTTTTCCGCTTTTCTTCTGGCGGGAGCCGGAGCCGGGCTTGTCTTCATTCCGTTTCAGGCGATGCTGCAGAAACGGACGCCTGAAGCCTACACCGGCAGGGTCTTTGGGACGGTGGGCAGCCTGACCAGCACATCTGTCATTCTGGGTCCGGTAGCCGGCGGAGCGCTGGTTACGGCTTCAGGTCCGGTATTTGCCTTTATCGTTTCCGGCCTGCTCACCCTGCTGCTTGGCGCGGCAATGCTGTTGCTGCGGGGATTGATCGAACGCTGGGATCGCGGGGCCGGCGCGGGAATCCCGGAAGAACCGGCTGCCGTGTAA
- a CDS encoding ABC transporter ATP-binding protein, with translation MTERDEIVLDVSIAEAGYEEGDVRIADISFEVRRGQLLGLIGPNGAGKSTTIKTLLGLLKHAKAKVEIGGSGGGSYAYVPEQPVFYEELTLWEHLDLSAAAYGLDYGSFKEAAERLLRQFGMEHVRNDLPAGFSKGMKQKMMLMLGFLVQPDVYIVDEPFIGLDPRATKDFLRLLETERRRGAGVLMSTHVLDTAEKICDSFVLVSAGRVAASGTLENIRAAAGLPEASLFDCFDALA, from the coding sequence ATGACGGAGCGGGATGAAATTGTACTGGATGTTTCCATAGCCGAAGCGGGATATGAGGAAGGGGATGTCCGCATCGCGGATATTTCGTTTGAGGTCCGGCGCGGTCAATTGCTCGGTCTGATCGGTCCGAACGGAGCCGGAAAAAGCACGACGATCAAGACGCTGCTCGGCTTGCTGAAGCATGCGAAGGCTAAGGTGGAAATCGGCGGTTCTGGCGGCGGTTCTTACGCCTATGTGCCGGAGCAGCCGGTCTTTTACGAGGAGCTGACGCTGTGGGAGCATCTTGACCTGTCGGCTGCCGCTTACGGACTGGACTATGGGAGTTTCAAGGAGGCGGCGGAGCGGCTGCTCCGCCAGTTCGGCATGGAGCATGTGCGCAATGACCTACCGGCGGGCTTCTCCAAAGGGATGAAGCAGAAAATGATGCTGATGCTCGGATTTCTTGTACAGCCTGACGTCTATATCGTAGACGAGCCTTTTATCGGACTCGATCCCCGCGCGACCAAAGACTTCTTGCGTCTGCTGGAGACGGAGCGGCGGCGGGGGGCGGGAGTGCTGATGTCAACGCACGTGCTGGATACGGCGGAAAAGATCTGCGATTCGTTTGTGCTCGTATCCGCCGGACGCGTGGCGGCCTCCGGCACGCTGGAAAATATCCGCGCAGCGGCGGGGCTGCCGGAAGCCTCGCTGTTCGACTGCTTCGATGCGTTGGCATGA